A DNA window from Carassius gibelio isolate Cgi1373 ecotype wild population from Czech Republic chromosome A8, carGib1.2-hapl.c, whole genome shotgun sequence contains the following coding sequences:
- the LOC128018958 gene encoding coiled-coil domain-containing protein 120 isoform X1, with protein MATKPNLCRTYDSYQKVNLQSGVSEATRKTYDMEVKGHLITCSELQGAADSKQRAERMVELQERRRSLHSLLNTRIAELKRVCLQEAELTGEVPQEYPLESGEKVPHVRRRAGLSRSGSKHNTKNEEEDVSQRKTKKTLFSGALRRHVDSEQHPPHSKRTVHRGCHTDNTVKTESSSTFVSTNQDTEDASDGLSASQPRLVSGSPDNRFSRKLSPVEIYYEIKTRRNSVASSASPSHSLPRSVSNLEGRSVPATPLLSRNGITGVHIRSESSSGSAAVKQWSDNPEASHQVPLQSQEGSSSGSYEQGHRRSNSSETLLDRHGSTAEDGGQRSGMPVRNGPYKSSEAIMDSTLKQAQRSSPERQVNGHTELAHVRLAAGGRGMNGGYSEILMDYVWGKQQKMQAQQQQRLQVQSNAKTRQWADGPNAPPPPYRNGFAQSQQLILGNGPPAYSPLMLRGKPGEPRRVKVSRTKSCGPIVPLQQHQQESILLTAYTENNTSNATHNQQIDHPHRPPHYPLDSSAPTTPEDPTRSLHKALALEGLRDWYLRNALGQTASGGKGKEGTQTQRRRTTSSLHNSHPNPPLKHQPQSFQTDTSCPHIPQSATFHGLPLHGRSKELSLYQDTISSKMQDMTLKESSNDRPTPGTLV; from the exons ATGGCCACAAAACCAAACCTCTGCAGAACGTATGACTCTTACCAAAAG GTAAACTTACAATCAGGGGTCAGTGAGGCGACGCGAAAGACGTATGATatggaggtcaaaggtcacctgATAACATGCTCCG AGCTGCAGGGCGCTGCGGACAGTAAGCAGCGTGCGGAGCGGATGGTGGAGCTGCAGGAGCGCCGGAGGAGTCTGCACTCGCTGCTCAACACTCGGATAGCAGAACTCAAACGTGTGTGTCTGCAGGAGGCG GAATTAACAGGAGAAGTTCCTCAAGAATATCCTCTGGAAAGTGGAGAGAAAGTCCCTCATGTGCGGCGGAGGGCTGGTCTGTCTCGCAGCGGGTCCAAACACAACACCAAAAATGAG GAAGAGGACGTCTCTCAACGCAAGACAAAGAAAACTCTGTTCAGCGGCGCCCTCCGCAGACACGTCGATTCTGAACAGCATCCTCCACACAGCAAACGCACGGTTCATAGAGGATGCCACACAG ATAACACAGTGAAGACCGAGAGCAGCTCCACGTTTGTTTCAACCAATCAGGACACTG aaGATGCCTCTGACGGTCTGTCAGCCTCACAGCCCCGGCTGGTCTCGGGGAGCCCAGACAACAGGTTTTCTCGAAAACTCTCCCCAGTGGAGATCTATTACGAGATCAAAACACGCCGCAACTCTGTGGCCAGCTCAGCCAG CCCGAGTCACTCTCTTCCAAGGAGTGTGTCGAATCTGGAAGGTAGAAGTGTCCCGGCAACTCCACTTCTGTCCCGCAATGGAATAACAGGAGTGCACATCAG GTCAGAATCCTCTAGCGGCTCTGCTGCTGTGAAGCAGTGGTCAGACAATCCCGAGGCGTCCCATCAGGTGCCTCTGCAGTCTCAGGAGGGGTCGTCCTCAGGGTCCTATGAGCAAGGGCACAGACGTAGCAATAGCTCTGAGACATTACTCGACCGGCACGGCTCCACAGCGGAGGacggaggtcaaaggtcaggcaTGCCTGTACGGAACGGCCCGTACAAGAGCTCGGAAGCCATCATGGACTCGACTTTAAAACAGGCGCAGCGTAGCAGTCCCGAGCGGCAGGTAAACGGGCACACTGAACTGGCACACGTTCGCTTGGCCGCAGGAGGTCGGGGAATGAACGGAGGTTACAGTGAGATCCTCATGGATTATGTGTGGGGCAAGCAGCAGAAGATGCAAGCTCAGCAGCAGCAAAGACTGCAGGTGCAAAGTAATGCAAAAACCCGGCAGTGGGCCGATGGTCCCAATGCTCCACCGCCTCCTTACAGGAACGGCTTTGCCCAGTCTCAGCAGCTTATCCTAGGCAACGGCCCTCCGGCCTACAGCCCTCTAATGCTGAGAGGGAAGCCCGGCGAGCCACGGAGGGTCAAAGTGTCACGCACCAAATCCTGCGGCCCGATCGTTCCCTTACAGCAGCACCAGCAAGAGTCCATCCTGCTCACTGCCTACACCGAAAACAACACCTCCAATGCAACACATAACCAGCAGATCGACCACCCCCACAGGCCACCTCATTACCCTCTCGACTCCTCTGCGCCCACGACCCCCGAAGACCCCACACGCAGCCTGCACAAGGCCCTGGCACTGGAGGGTTTGAGAGACTGGTATCTGCGGAATGCGTTGGGACAGACGGCCAGCGGAGGAAAGGGCAAAGAGGGGACGCAGACCCAGCGCAGGCGTACCACGTCCTCTCTGCACAACTCACACCCCAATCCACCGCTCAAACACCAGCCACAGTCCTTCCAAACAGACACGTCCTGTCCACACATCCCCCAGTCAGCCACATTTCATGGACTCCCTCTACACGGCAG GTCGAAGGAGCTTTCTTTGTACCAAGATACCATTTCATCTAAAATGCAGGACATGACACTTAAAGAGAGCAGTAATGACAGACCCACGCCAGGCACGCTGGTCTGA
- the LOC128018958 gene encoding coiled-coil domain-containing protein 120 isoform X2 — protein sequence MATKPNLCRTYDSYQKVNLQSGVSEATRKTYDMEVKGHLITCSELQGAADSKQRAERMVELQERRRSLHSLLNTRIAELKRVCLQEAELTGEVPQEYPLESGEKVPHVRRRAGLSRSGSKHNTKNEEEDVSQRKTKKTLFSGALRRHVDSEQHPPHSKRTVHRGCHTEDASDGLSASQPRLVSGSPDNRFSRKLSPVEIYYEIKTRRNSVASSASPSHSLPRSVSNLEGRSVPATPLLSRNGITGVHIRSESSSGSAAVKQWSDNPEASHQVPLQSQEGSSSGSYEQGHRRSNSSETLLDRHGSTAEDGGQRSGMPVRNGPYKSSEAIMDSTLKQAQRSSPERQVNGHTELAHVRLAAGGRGMNGGYSEILMDYVWGKQQKMQAQQQQRLQVQSNAKTRQWADGPNAPPPPYRNGFAQSQQLILGNGPPAYSPLMLRGKPGEPRRVKVSRTKSCGPIVPLQQHQQESILLTAYTENNTSNATHNQQIDHPHRPPHYPLDSSAPTTPEDPTRSLHKALALEGLRDWYLRNALGQTASGGKGKEGTQTQRRRTTSSLHNSHPNPPLKHQPQSFQTDTSCPHIPQSATFHGLPLHGRSKELSLYQDTISSKMQDMTLKESSNDRPTPGTLV from the exons ATGGCCACAAAACCAAACCTCTGCAGAACGTATGACTCTTACCAAAAG GTAAACTTACAATCAGGGGTCAGTGAGGCGACGCGAAAGACGTATGATatggaggtcaaaggtcacctgATAACATGCTCCG AGCTGCAGGGCGCTGCGGACAGTAAGCAGCGTGCGGAGCGGATGGTGGAGCTGCAGGAGCGCCGGAGGAGTCTGCACTCGCTGCTCAACACTCGGATAGCAGAACTCAAACGTGTGTGTCTGCAGGAGGCG GAATTAACAGGAGAAGTTCCTCAAGAATATCCTCTGGAAAGTGGAGAGAAAGTCCCTCATGTGCGGCGGAGGGCTGGTCTGTCTCGCAGCGGGTCCAAACACAACACCAAAAATGAG GAAGAGGACGTCTCTCAACGCAAGACAAAGAAAACTCTGTTCAGCGGCGCCCTCCGCAGACACGTCGATTCTGAACAGCATCCTCCACACAGCAAACGCACGGTTCATAGAGGATGCCACACAG aaGATGCCTCTGACGGTCTGTCAGCCTCACAGCCCCGGCTGGTCTCGGGGAGCCCAGACAACAGGTTTTCTCGAAAACTCTCCCCAGTGGAGATCTATTACGAGATCAAAACACGCCGCAACTCTGTGGCCAGCTCAGCCAG CCCGAGTCACTCTCTTCCAAGGAGTGTGTCGAATCTGGAAGGTAGAAGTGTCCCGGCAACTCCACTTCTGTCCCGCAATGGAATAACAGGAGTGCACATCAG GTCAGAATCCTCTAGCGGCTCTGCTGCTGTGAAGCAGTGGTCAGACAATCCCGAGGCGTCCCATCAGGTGCCTCTGCAGTCTCAGGAGGGGTCGTCCTCAGGGTCCTATGAGCAAGGGCACAGACGTAGCAATAGCTCTGAGACATTACTCGACCGGCACGGCTCCACAGCGGAGGacggaggtcaaaggtcaggcaTGCCTGTACGGAACGGCCCGTACAAGAGCTCGGAAGCCATCATGGACTCGACTTTAAAACAGGCGCAGCGTAGCAGTCCCGAGCGGCAGGTAAACGGGCACACTGAACTGGCACACGTTCGCTTGGCCGCAGGAGGTCGGGGAATGAACGGAGGTTACAGTGAGATCCTCATGGATTATGTGTGGGGCAAGCAGCAGAAGATGCAAGCTCAGCAGCAGCAAAGACTGCAGGTGCAAAGTAATGCAAAAACCCGGCAGTGGGCCGATGGTCCCAATGCTCCACCGCCTCCTTACAGGAACGGCTTTGCCCAGTCTCAGCAGCTTATCCTAGGCAACGGCCCTCCGGCCTACAGCCCTCTAATGCTGAGAGGGAAGCCCGGCGAGCCACGGAGGGTCAAAGTGTCACGCACCAAATCCTGCGGCCCGATCGTTCCCTTACAGCAGCACCAGCAAGAGTCCATCCTGCTCACTGCCTACACCGAAAACAACACCTCCAATGCAACACATAACCAGCAGATCGACCACCCCCACAGGCCACCTCATTACCCTCTCGACTCCTCTGCGCCCACGACCCCCGAAGACCCCACACGCAGCCTGCACAAGGCCCTGGCACTGGAGGGTTTGAGAGACTGGTATCTGCGGAATGCGTTGGGACAGACGGCCAGCGGAGGAAAGGGCAAAGAGGGGACGCAGACCCAGCGCAGGCGTACCACGTCCTCTCTGCACAACTCACACCCCAATCCACCGCTCAAACACCAGCCACAGTCCTTCCAAACAGACACGTCCTGTCCACACATCCCCCAGTCAGCCACATTTCATGGACTCCCTCTACACGGCAG GTCGAAGGAGCTTTCTTTGTACCAAGATACCATTTCATCTAAAATGCAGGACATGACACTTAAAGAGAGCAGTAATGACAGACCCACGCCAGGCACGCTGGTCTGA
- the LOC128018958 gene encoding coiled-coil domain-containing protein 120 isoform X3: MEVKGHLITCSELQGAADSKQRAERMVELQERRRSLHSLLNTRIAELKRVCLQEAELTGEVPQEYPLESGEKVPHVRRRAGLSRSGSKHNTKNEEEDVSQRKTKKTLFSGALRRHVDSEQHPPHSKRTVHRGCHTDNTVKTESSSTFVSTNQDTEDASDGLSASQPRLVSGSPDNRFSRKLSPVEIYYEIKTRRNSVASSASPSHSLPRSVSNLEGRSVPATPLLSRNGITGVHIRSESSSGSAAVKQWSDNPEASHQVPLQSQEGSSSGSYEQGHRRSNSSETLLDRHGSTAEDGGQRSGMPVRNGPYKSSEAIMDSTLKQAQRSSPERQVNGHTELAHVRLAAGGRGMNGGYSEILMDYVWGKQQKMQAQQQQRLQVQSNAKTRQWADGPNAPPPPYRNGFAQSQQLILGNGPPAYSPLMLRGKPGEPRRVKVSRTKSCGPIVPLQQHQQESILLTAYTENNTSNATHNQQIDHPHRPPHYPLDSSAPTTPEDPTRSLHKALALEGLRDWYLRNALGQTASGGKGKEGTQTQRRRTTSSLHNSHPNPPLKHQPQSFQTDTSCPHIPQSATFHGLPLHGRSKELSLYQDTISSKMQDMTLKESSNDRPTPGTLV, encoded by the exons atggaggtcaaaggtcacctgATAACATGCTCCG AGCTGCAGGGCGCTGCGGACAGTAAGCAGCGTGCGGAGCGGATGGTGGAGCTGCAGGAGCGCCGGAGGAGTCTGCACTCGCTGCTCAACACTCGGATAGCAGAACTCAAACGTGTGTGTCTGCAGGAGGCG GAATTAACAGGAGAAGTTCCTCAAGAATATCCTCTGGAAAGTGGAGAGAAAGTCCCTCATGTGCGGCGGAGGGCTGGTCTGTCTCGCAGCGGGTCCAAACACAACACCAAAAATGAG GAAGAGGACGTCTCTCAACGCAAGACAAAGAAAACTCTGTTCAGCGGCGCCCTCCGCAGACACGTCGATTCTGAACAGCATCCTCCACACAGCAAACGCACGGTTCATAGAGGATGCCACACAG ATAACACAGTGAAGACCGAGAGCAGCTCCACGTTTGTTTCAACCAATCAGGACACTG aaGATGCCTCTGACGGTCTGTCAGCCTCACAGCCCCGGCTGGTCTCGGGGAGCCCAGACAACAGGTTTTCTCGAAAACTCTCCCCAGTGGAGATCTATTACGAGATCAAAACACGCCGCAACTCTGTGGCCAGCTCAGCCAG CCCGAGTCACTCTCTTCCAAGGAGTGTGTCGAATCTGGAAGGTAGAAGTGTCCCGGCAACTCCACTTCTGTCCCGCAATGGAATAACAGGAGTGCACATCAG GTCAGAATCCTCTAGCGGCTCTGCTGCTGTGAAGCAGTGGTCAGACAATCCCGAGGCGTCCCATCAGGTGCCTCTGCAGTCTCAGGAGGGGTCGTCCTCAGGGTCCTATGAGCAAGGGCACAGACGTAGCAATAGCTCTGAGACATTACTCGACCGGCACGGCTCCACAGCGGAGGacggaggtcaaaggtcaggcaTGCCTGTACGGAACGGCCCGTACAAGAGCTCGGAAGCCATCATGGACTCGACTTTAAAACAGGCGCAGCGTAGCAGTCCCGAGCGGCAGGTAAACGGGCACACTGAACTGGCACACGTTCGCTTGGCCGCAGGAGGTCGGGGAATGAACGGAGGTTACAGTGAGATCCTCATGGATTATGTGTGGGGCAAGCAGCAGAAGATGCAAGCTCAGCAGCAGCAAAGACTGCAGGTGCAAAGTAATGCAAAAACCCGGCAGTGGGCCGATGGTCCCAATGCTCCACCGCCTCCTTACAGGAACGGCTTTGCCCAGTCTCAGCAGCTTATCCTAGGCAACGGCCCTCCGGCCTACAGCCCTCTAATGCTGAGAGGGAAGCCCGGCGAGCCACGGAGGGTCAAAGTGTCACGCACCAAATCCTGCGGCCCGATCGTTCCCTTACAGCAGCACCAGCAAGAGTCCATCCTGCTCACTGCCTACACCGAAAACAACACCTCCAATGCAACACATAACCAGCAGATCGACCACCCCCACAGGCCACCTCATTACCCTCTCGACTCCTCTGCGCCCACGACCCCCGAAGACCCCACACGCAGCCTGCACAAGGCCCTGGCACTGGAGGGTTTGAGAGACTGGTATCTGCGGAATGCGTTGGGACAGACGGCCAGCGGAGGAAAGGGCAAAGAGGGGACGCAGACCCAGCGCAGGCGTACCACGTCCTCTCTGCACAACTCACACCCCAATCCACCGCTCAAACACCAGCCACAGTCCTTCCAAACAGACACGTCCTGTCCACACATCCCCCAGTCAGCCACATTTCATGGACTCCCTCTACACGGCAG GTCGAAGGAGCTTTCTTTGTACCAAGATACCATTTCATCTAAAATGCAGGACATGACACTTAAAGAGAGCAGTAATGACAGACCCACGCCAGGCACGCTGGTCTGA